The region ATACACCCAGCGATGACGCTGCTTATCAAGGTACTGCAGCACATACGCCATGCCCGCGCCTTGCGCAACACCGCAGCCAAGCGGGCCGCTGGTCGTCTCAAGTCCTGGCAACATCATGCGCTCGGGATGCCCTTGCAAGCGCGAACCCCACTGGCGCAAGGTCATTAGCTCGCTTTCGGGGAAAAATCCCGCTTCCGCCATCGCGGCATACTGCACCGGCACGGTATGCCCATTACTAAGCATGAACAAATCGCGCTCCGGATCTTCAGGATTTTTTGGATCAATATTCATAACACCGAAATACAGCGCCGCCACCAAATCCGCCATGCCGAGCGCGCCCGCCGAATGCCCGCTGCCAGCATGTTCAAGCATACGAATGATATTTCGGCGCATACGTGTTGCTTTCTGCTTAATTTCTGCTTCGCTGTACACCATTAGATAACGCTCTCTCTGTTAATTTCAGTCACGAGCTGCTGGTAGGCTTGTGCCGCGTCGGCTGCCTGCGAAATCGCACCGCCGCAATTAATGACGTCAACGCCACCCTGCGCCAAACTAAACGCATTTTCAAGATTCGCGCCGCCGTCCCAGCCAATTTCAACATCGGGATGAATGTTGCGTATTAGCCGCACTTTTTCGAGCTGCATCAGGCTAGCTTTGCCGCCATAGTGTCCCAAATTACCGCAGAACACCAAGACATGATCTGCTGTCTCAATATATTCCGTGACGGTATTTGGCACTGTCGGTTTGAGCAATCCAACGCCTGCGCGAATACCGACCGCTTTCAGCTGCTGAATAACCGGCGCAAGATCTTCTTTTACCTCAGCATGGAAAATCACCGTTGCCGGGCGCATTTGCATCAGCGCTTGAACGTATTGGCTCGGGTGCGCCACCATAGCGTGAATGTCAACCGCCCACTCCTGCGGCCACCAGATTTTATTGATCGGAATACTTTTAGTCGGCGCAAATTCGCCGTCCATGATGTCAATATGTACGCGCGTTGCAAACGGCGACAAACGCTCAACTGCCGCTTTGTAATCGTCTTCCGACTCTACGGTGATACAAGGAACGATGTGCGCCATTAAAACTTGTCCAGTTCTGCGTTTCGCCGTATATACCGCGCTGCGCCGGCAAACGGTGTATCAAGCCATTCGTCGACGATTTCTTTCCAATTATCACGCGCTTCGCCTGGCGGATCAACGACGCGCGCCGGCAGGCACAATACATTCGCGTCGTTATCATGGCGGCATTCATGCGCTTCAAATTTATCCCAAATCACTGCGGCGCGAATACCGCTGAAGCGATTTGCCGCCATCGCCATGCCCTGACCGCCCGTGCAAATCAGAATCGCGCGCGGGTCGTTCGCGTCATCCTCGCCCAGCACTTTGGTTGCTGCCATTTGCGCAAACTGCGGGAAGTCATCGTTCGGATCAAGCTCTTTATCACCGACATCTTCCCATTCAAAACCACGCTTTGTCAAATAAGCCTGCAATTTTTCTTTTAGATAGTATCCGCCATGATCGGCGCCGAGAAATAATTTCATAATAGTAAGTATAAGCGCTATTGCTCTCCCTGTAAAGTTATTGATTATGTACGATTCCGCGCCACGCGCCCAGCGTCGACAGACAACTCAACGAGACGGTTCGCATAGCCCCACTCGCTATCAAACCATACCGCCAACTGTACTAAGTCGCCGCCAATTACGCGCGTCAGCTGCGTATCAACCGTCGCGCTATAGCTGCTGCCGCGCAAATCGAATGATACGAGCGGCTTATTAGTCGTATTGATAATTCCCTGATAAAACGGCTCTTTAGCAGCACGCTCAAAGACTTGATTTACAATCGCTGTTGTTGTCGGTGCAGCAAGCACTGCCGTAATAACCGCCAGCCCGACATTTGCAACTGGCGTATGGATCGACAAGCCGTCAATTGTCTGCTGCCCAAGCGCCTGACGCGACGGCGTTAACCCCGCAAACGGCGCCGGAATAATATTCTGTTGCTGCGTACGCTTCGTACGGAGCGTATCGTCGACCGGCGAGCCGCCGTCAATCACCGTAAGCGCCGATTTCTTCGGCGCAAACGCTTGCTCAAGTACAGCGAGTACAGGCGCAATTGCTACTGCACCCGGCTCGCCAGCGCTGACGACCGGCGAGATCGAGCCGATCGAGTCGTCGTTCACGCCCATAATAATCGTCTCAATCGTGTCCGCCGTCGACATCGCAACGACCTGCTTTGCGCCGGCTACGATATGCTCTTTCAGTCGCACCGAATCGGTATTTGTCGTATCAATCACGACGTCAACCATGCGGTCTTGCCACGACTTTTTAACTGACTGCAAATTTGACACAATATCAATCCGCGATTCGCCGACAGCAATATAATTATCCTCAGGCTTCACGGCGCGCGCATAATTGCCGTACACGGAATCGTGCTTCAATAAATACGCCGTCGTGTTAACATCGTACTCGCTCCGAATTGCGACAACATGGACATCATTGCGCCCCTGCGCGATCTTGAACGCGCTGCGCCCGATTCTATCAAAACCATTGATTGCTATTTTTATCGCTGCCATCCCCACTCCTTGATTTAGCGCTAGCTCTTTAACCTCTAGTGTAGCGCGAATCTGAATTTTTCGCAACTTTTCGCTATACTAAGTGTATGAATAAGCACGAGCTAATCAAACTTGCCAGAGAGCACTACACCGACGCGCAAGTCGAACTGCTCACGCATGCGATTGATTATGCTACCGAGCAGCACGCCGGGCAAATGCGCCAAAGCGGGGAACCGTACATCTCGCATCCGCTGCAGGTAGCAGCGACACTCATTGACTGGGGTATGGATATTGATTCAGCCGTTGCAGGCGTCTTACACGACACAGTTGAAGATACCGACGCAACGCTTGAAGAAATTACTGAACTGTTTGGCAAAGATATTGCGTTTCTCGTCGACGGCGTCACAAAAGTTAGCCAAGCGCGCGCTGGCATGCGCGATCTAGCAAGCTACCTGCCGGCAACACGCGATAATCTGACAAAGTTGCTCATCGCCGTCGGGCAAGACGTTCGCGTCATCATTATCAAGCTATCCGACCGCCTGCATAATATGCAAACACTGCAGTTCAAGAGCGGAGGAAAACAGAAAAAAATTGCCCGCGAAACGCTTAACGTCTTTGCGCCGCTTGCCGACCGCCTGAATATGGGGCGGCTGCGCGTGCAGCTTGAAGAACTCAGCTTCAAATATCTTATGCCCGAAAAGTACAACCAAACCGTCGCGCTCAAAGACAGCCGCATCAAGAAAAGCCAGCGCAAACTTGATACAGTGCGCCGCGCCGTCGACGCGCACCTAACCAAAGAAAATATCGCACACGACATCGACGGGCGCGTGAAAAGCACCTACAGCCTGTACAAAAAAATGCAGCGCGTGCCGAACATCGACGATATTTACGATTTGATAGCTTTGCGCATTATTGTCAACGATATTGACACATGCTATCTCGTACTAAGCGAACTGCATAGCATGTACGAGCCGATGGTTGGACGCATCAAGGATTATATTTCCAAGCCAAAACCAAACGGCTACCAGAGCCTGCACACAACGGTCACGACAAAAAACGGCCAAGCGGTGGAATTTCAAATTCGCACGCACGAAATGCACGACTACGCCGAGCGCGGTTTGGCGGCAAGCTTTCACTACAACGAACAAAAACTGACCGATGCCTATAAATCCGGCACGATGGCGTCGCTGCCGACGGACTTGCATTGGATCCGGCACCTACAATCGGCGGCGGCGCTGATTCGCGAGGGCAAAGAATTTGATACTGAAAATCTAAAAGTTGATTTGTTTGGCGACCGAATTTTTGTGTACTCGCCGAAGGGCGACATTTACGATTTACCGGACGGCTCGTTTCCGCTTGACTACGCCTACCGCGTGCACTCTGATCTGGCGGCGAAAGCAAGCGGCTTTTTGGTAAACGGCAAGATGGAGCCGTTTAGTTATAAATTACAGCATGGCGATACGATTGAAATTCTTACCAACAAAAAAGCCAAGCCGAAACCAGGTTGGAGCAACCATATGATCACCGGACACGCGCGCATGAAGTTCAAAGCGCAGCTGCGTAAAAATAGCTTGCTCGGACAACTCGGCCACGTCGGCGAAATTATTCACCGGACGGCGCGGCGGCGGAAAAATAAAAAATAGCCGGACAACTACCGTACCGGCTATTTTTATGCTCTCCATATATTATGGACTATTTCGCTTGCGGCGGCTGTGGCTGTCCGCTATAGCCTTGAGCCGGAGCTTGCGCTGGTTGCGCTGGCGGCTGGGGTTGACCAGGCTGATAAGCTGGCGCACCCGGATATGCCGCCGGCATCGCCGCGACCGAACCCGCATACGCCGACTTATCGAAACCGAGCATCATATAGCCGACAGGCGGCAGCAATATCAAGAGTGCCGCGAATCCGCCCGATTTACCAAACGCTTTCGCCAAGTCAATCGCCACCATGATGACTACATAAAGGTTTGCGAACGGCACAAATGTCAAAAGCACCCACCATGCCGGACGGCCAACGATCTCAAGCAGCGTAATTAAATTATAGATCGGCACAATCGCCGCCCAGCCTGGCTTGCCGGCTTTGGTGAATACCTTCCACAAACCAATAATCATCAATACCGACGCGACCACTGCCACCAACGAAAAGATCAGCGAAACGACCAGCATCGCACCCGCCGCGGCGCTCGTCGCTGTACTTGTCGTTGTGTAGCTATATGTATCATAATTACTATAGTAATCCATTTTCCCCCCCTTACAGTTACTATTTCAGTGTACTAACGATTATTCCAGCGTTCAATAGCGGCGCGGATAATTTCTTTGGCGCGCGCAGCATCACCGAAGCCTTTCACAACGGTTGAACCTGGCTTTTTCAAGTCTTTGTAATGGTTAAAATGATGTTCAATCTGCTTGAGCAATTGCGGCGGCACGTCTTCTAGCGAATTAATCGCGTTGCCTGTATTGCGGTCGTCTGCCGGCACAACAATAACCTTATCGTCAACTTCGTCGTCGTCCACAAATTCTAATACGCCGATTACTTTTGCCTCCAAAAATACGCCGGTTGCAAGCGGCTGGTCGGTGACAATGAGCGCATCTAGCTCATCGCCGTCCTCATCAAGCGTTTGCGGAATAAATCCGTAGTTCGTCGGTTTCGCAAAAATCGCCGGCTCAACGCGGTCAAGCTGCATCACTGCGAGGTCACGATTCCATTCGATTTTGTGGTTTGATCCCTGCGGAATCTCTACCACCACATTAACAACGCCGCCGTCAACATCGCCTGGCGCGAGTATTTGATTAAAATCTGCCATTATACCTCCTTCATAGTTAGCTATGTATCTAGTGTACCAGCTTTTAGCAGAGAGTAGTATACTAGACGAATGAACGCGTTACATTCACCGAAATTATTACCTGCAGCCGATTATGCGCGCGATGTGGCGAAAAAAATTGCCAAAGCCCGCTACCGCGTCGCGATGATTGCGACGACATTCCGAGCCAACGATGAGCGGTCGCAAGCAATCGTCGACGAACTCGTACGCGCTGCCGAACGTGGCGTTGACGTCTGTATTTGCGCCGACACCTTTACCTACATCGAACCGAAAGAATTTATTTTGCGCGCGCCGAAGCGCCAGCCAGCACGCGCCATGCAGGCGCTAAAATTAGAACGGCGTATCAAAAAAGCCGGCGGATCATTCCACTGGCTCGGGCGCAAAGCAAATACGCTGTTTGCCGGTCGAACGCACAGCAAGTGGACGGTCGTCGACGATACCGCTTACGTCGGCGGCGGCGTTAATATGGACGACGAAAGTTTTTCAAACGTCGATTATATGTTTCGCTTTTCCGACCAAGCGCTTGCCGATAGGCTCATACAGGAACAACAGCACATCTACCGCGCCGATCGCGGCGGCGGTGCGGCGCGCAACCACTCAGCGCCCGTGTCGAAGACCACGACAATTTTGTTTGACAACGGATTGCCGACAAATTCACTCATATACAAACGAGCGCGCGCCCTTGCAAAACAAGCAGAGCACATTGCACTTGTATCGCAATATTGTCCGACAGGCGCACTCAACCGCACGCTAAAACGAAAACAAGCGGTCCTTTATTTTAATCACTGGCGCACTGCTTCATCGCTCAATAAGCTGCTCATTCGCCTCGGTATGATGACGGCGAGGCAAAAAACACTATATAATCATGATTGTTATCTGCACGCAAAATTTTTAATCGCAACAATGCCGGACGGCAGCAAAGCTGCGATTACCGGATCGCATAATTTTATGTACGGGTCGGGGCTAGTTGGTACGCGCGAAGTCGCCCTTGAAACCTACGACCCGCACCTGATACGGCAGCTTGAAACATTCCGCCGCCGGTACGTCGAATAACCCCGCAATGATATAATAGGAACGTTATGCTTGTCATTGGACATCGCGGCGCGGGCGGCTTAGCGCCTGAGAATACGCTGCCGGCGTTTCGTGCCGGCTACGAAGCTGGCGCCGATATGCTTGAACTTGACGTGCGCTTGACAGCCGATCATCGGCTTGTCGTTATCCATGACGCCTTGCTGCTACGCACGCATTATGTCGCAGATAGCGTCGCGTCACTGACGTACAAAAAGCTGCAGGAACTAACGCGCGATAATCCCGTGCCGCTGCTTGAAGACGTGCTACACGAGTTCTTTGGAAAAATCTTGCTTAATATCGAAATTAAAAGCCGCCACACAGGCGACGCGCTCGTGCGGCTGCTTCGGCGTCATTTCATCACTTGCGCCGATGATTGGGATCTGGTGCTGATTTCGTCGTTCAAAGCGCGCGAGCTCATGCGCGTTCGCCGGCGGTCGAAACGCGCTAATCTTGCGCTTTTACACCATCAAAATCCGTTTGCATTTATCGCGTACCACCGCTATCTTAAGCTAACGGCAGTTGGTTTTCACCGCTTGTATTTGCATCGGCTTGCGCTTGAAATTGCGCGGCGCGCCGGCATTTTCATTTACGCATATACTGTTGATCGTACGAGCGCAATACACCGCCTAGAGCATCAGGGCGTGCAAGCAATTGTCACTAATTACCCCGACAAGTGTATCGCGTACATAAATACGCACGCCGAAACACGCGATTAGCTGCCTCTAACCTATATCCAGCCGCGCGGACATAGTACATACAAAACTTATATTATTTACGATCTAAATATTCGCGAATGCTCAGCGCCGCTGTCGCACCCTCGCCGACCGCGCTCGCGACTTGCATCGTCGCGCCGCTGCGCACATCGCCGCTTGCAAACACACCCGGCACATTCGTCGCCAAGTGCTCGTCGGTTTTGATGAGCCCGCGCGCGTCAAGCTCAACGCCGCTGCCCGCCAAAAATTGTGTATTCGGCTTTAGCCCGATGAATATAAATACGCCGTCAACCGCAAATTCAACCGGCTTGCCGTCGCACTGCGCCCGAACCGCCTGGACTGCGCCATTTTCTGCAACAATTTCTTGCGGCACCGTTTTCACATGCACCGCCACCTTGCCGTCGTCAATATACGGCCGCAATTCGTCTTGCAGCACCTTGCTCGCTTTTACCGTACTGCGCACCAGCAAATCAATATGGCTCGCAAACCGCGTCAAAAAAATCGCTTCTTGCACGCCAGAATTACCGCCGCCGACAACCGCCAAGCGCTTGCCTTTGTAAAACGCGCCGTCGCACGTCGCACAATAATGCACGCCGCGCCCGTACAATTCCTTCTCGCCCGGAATACCAAGTTTATTATAGTCACTGCCCGTCGCGATCAGCACGGCGCGCGCCGCCATATCCTTCCCGTCGACCGTCACAATGTTCACGCCGTTTTCGTGCCGCAATGCCGATACATCGCCGTATTCAATTTTCGCGCCGAAACGCTCCGCCTGCTTTTGCAATTGTTCCGCTAGCTGCATACCGGCAATGCCATCAGGAAAACCCGGGTAATTATCAACTTGATCGGTAATAGCTGCCAACCCGCCGACGACACCTTTTTCGTACAGCACCGTATCAATCGCTTCGCGCGTTGTGTAAATTGCTGCTGCGAGCGCGCTCGGTCCAGCACCGACCATTACGACTGGAATAATATCATGTTTCATTTGCACCCCTTATTGATTTCCATACATTTTCATATACGCTTCCATCAGTTTTGATGAGTCCGGCTGAGGAATAGTCGGCGGCTGCGGAATCGCCATGACGACAAATTTCAGCGGCATATTTGCAGGAATTGTCTGCTTGCCGTTCTTGTCTTTCTGCCCCGCTTCGCCGTACGCCTTATCCGACGGGATACTCAGCAAACGCACGCCGCCGATTTTCATACCTTTCAAGCCCTCTTTCCAACCAGCGATTAATCCGGCTTTGTCAAGTCCGTTCGCTACAGCAGTCGGCTCTTTCAGTTTGCTGCCATCAATACTTTGGTCAAATACATTGCCGTTCGCGTCCCAGCCGATATAATACGCCGCAAATTTTGTCGAGCCGTCAATCACTGCGCCGTCGCCTTCAGTTAGATCTTCCGTTTTCAACTCTTTGACGCTATTCACATCATACGTGCCCGCCTGCGTACTGTACTGCTTAAATGTATCGTAATATTTTGCTGACAACTCATCTGCCTGCGCCTGCACTTTTGCCTTGTATGCTTTTAATTGCGTCTGGTATTCATTATTGACTTTTTCATAGTCGGCTTGTATTCGCTGCTGATTTTGCATTGATAAAATCATCACTGCAAACGACCCAAGCGTACCGACTACCGTCACGATCAAAATCGTCATAATTCCCCAACGCTGCACTTTCGATGTTGCCATATTCCCCTCTCGTTATAATCAGCCTATAGTATAGCAAATTCTCTCTGCGCGCGCTAGGCGATTCCGGCGGCAAAAACAAAAAATCATAAGTAACTTTTCGCGTGCAGCTTGCTATAATGAACGGTATGAATTCATTTACGCAACTGGTTCGCCGTTCGTTCGGCAAAATTATTGCCGCGCAAGGTTCGGTAAAAATCGCAGATTTCGAAAAAATCGACAACACGCTCACGCCAAATATGCGTGCGTTGCGCCTCGTCATGACGATGGCAGACCAACTATCGTCAATGGGTATGCCGGCGCATAGCGTCACGAATTTAGCGCTCAATATTACCGATGTTTATTGCCAGCAGAAAGTCCATATTGATATCAGCTACACGCAAATTTTTGTTTCGCAAGACCGCGGTGTCGACCGCGAACCGCTCACGCTAATCCGCACAATCACGCCGCGCGAAACGAACTACCAGCTCATGCAGCAATTGCAAGACCTGAGCGCAAAAATCGCCAACCACACGCTCACGCTTGACGATGCCGAAAAGTCTCTCGACAAAATATTATCGCGCGTGCGCCGTTATCCGCGCTGGGTCATCTATATCGCGAGCGGCGGAATCAGCGCCGGCTCAGCGATTCTCTACTCAGCAACCTGGCCGCTTGTCTTAATTGCATTTTTCGTCGGCGCCGTTACAGCATGGCTGCTCGGAAGGCTCGGGCGGTTGGCTTTACCGCCGTTTTTCACGCAAGTCGTCGCATCGCTATTTATTACGCTATTCGCTTCCGCGCTTATGTGGTTCGTTAGCCATGGCTATGTCGACTTCATGGGAAGCGTCAACCCGACACTCATCACGGTCGGCGGAATCGTCTTGCTTGTTGCCGGTATGGCGATTGTCGGCGCCTTTCAAGACGCAATCGACGAATATTACGTTACCGCCGGCGCACGGCTATTGCGCGTCGCCATGATGACGACCGGTATCGTCGCCGGCGTTGGCATCGGCTTATACGCTAGCCGGAAACTCGGCATTTCGTTCATTCCAACGCCCGACCGCTTAACATTCGCAAGCGCGAGTTATCAATATCTAGGCGCTGTCATTATTTCGGCATCGTTTGCGCTTGGCAACCATACGCGGCTCGGCGGCATTATTTTGACCGGCGCGACCGGATTGCTCGGCTATTACACCTTTTTAGCAAGCAGCGGCGCGGGGCTTTCATCAATCCCTGCTAACGCGCTTGCCGGCATTACGATTGGATTTATCGCCACGCTTGTGTCGCGCGTTTGGCACATGCCAAGCCTTGCGATCGTCAATGCTAGCATCGTGCCGCTCGTGCCGGGGCTAATTCTGTACAACGGGCTAATGGGGTTAATCGCACCGGAGAATGCGCCCGGCGGAGATGATTTGCTGCTGCGTGCTATTCTTATTTCTGTTGCTATTGCTGCGGGCGCATCGTTTGGCGTGCTTGTCGGGCGCCCGACGCGCCGCAGCTTTGTGCTGATTCGCAACAGCTTGCCACAATGGCCATTGCGCAGCGAAGATCGAGAGTAGTATTTTCTCTTATATTTATTACACGCACTCCGCGCCAAGTTTTGCGAGCGCCATCGTCGCCACACGGTCGACAATCGGTTTCGCGTCCGCATCCGTCAGTGTGCGCTCATAATGCGTCATGCGCAATCGGAATGTCGTCGTCTTTATTGAGTGATCATTCGCCGGCTGAAAAATCGCGCGCGGCTCAATTGTCACGGTGATATCGCCTGCCGATTCGTCAACTGCCGCTTGCACCACATGGTAAAGCTCAGCATACGATACATCGCGCGGCGCCCGCAGCGACACGTCGCGGCTCGTCGATGGAAAGCGGCTCAGCGGCCGATAGGCTTGCTCATCGCGCGGCTGCGCTAACAACTGATCAAAATTAATCGAAAATCCAGCAGCATATTCCGGCAGTTTGAAATTCCGGCGTACCGCTTGCTTAAATTCACCAACAATACCAAGCCGCTCCTTACCGCACAGTATCCACGCGCTTCGCTGCCGATCAAATGGCGCAGCGACCTCAAACTCAACGCCGCTTAGTTCTTTACCATCATCGTTCTCAGCCGCCATTGGGATTAATTCAAACTGCGCGCCCAATGAGCCGAGCAATCGCACCGCTATGCGCTGCACCTGGTAATACGGCGCGCTAGCGCGTGCTTTCTTCGCCGCATACACCGCATCAACAAATGTCCGCTCGCTCGGCAAACCATCTTCGCTATGCGGCAACCGCACATCGTGTCCTTTGCCGATCTCGAATAAACAAAACTCATCATGCCCCGCCTTGATATTCGCATGGACTTTGTCAAGCAAACTTGGCAGCACGCTCAAACGGTAGTATTGCAAATCAGGACTTAGTGCATTGCTCAGCTTATACGCTTGGTCCGCATGTTGCTCGGCGCGCTTCAATATATGCTCGTGCACAAAACTATAGGTAAGCGCTTCGTTTGCGCCAGCGCGCGACAGCTGCTCGCGAATTTGCCGCTTCAATTCGCGCCGCGGATTTTTTGGCGCCGGCTTTGTCGAACGCTGCGGCAGCTCGCGCGGTAATTTGCTAAAGTCGTACAATCGCCCCACCTCCTCGACGACATCTTCTTTCAATTCAATATCAGTACGCCAAAACGGCACTTGTACACACGTATAGCCGAGCTTATCTTCTGGACCGTGGCTATGAACCTCAACGTTATTGAGCAACGTATATATGTCGCTATCTGTCAGTTGCAGCCCAAGCCGCTGATTGATGAACGAACTATTAATGTCAATGTTCGCCGGCGTATACTTACCCGCAAAATATTCATCAAATTCATCGCTAAATTGTTTCTTGTCGTGCACTTCACTTGCTTGCTCGCCGCCGATCATACCCATCAACCGCTTCAATACGGGCGCATTTTGCAATGGCGACTGGCCTTTGTTAAACCGGCTTAGCGCGTCGGTAAATACGCCGTGGCGCATAGCAGTTTTTCGTACTGCATACATATCAAAACTCGCGCACTCTA is a window of Candidatus Saccharimonadaceae bacterium ML1 DNA encoding:
- a CDS encoding Bifunctional (P)ppGpp synthetase/guanosine-3',5'-bis(Diphosphate) 3'-pyrophosphohydrolase; the encoded protein is MNKHELIKLAREHYTDAQVELLTHAIDYATEQHAGQMRQSGEPYISHPLQVAATLIDWGMDIDSAVAGVLHDTVEDTDATLEEITELFGKDIAFLVDGVTKVSQARAGMRDLASYLPATRDNLTKLLIAVGQDVRVIIIKLSDRLHNMQTLQFKSGGKQKKIARETLNVFAPLADRLNMGRLRVQLEELSFKYLMPEKYNQTVALKDSRIKKSQRKLDTVRRAVDAHLTKENIAHDIDGRVKSTYSLYKKMQRVPNIDDIYDLIALRIIVNDIDTCYLVLSELHSMYEPMVGRIKDYISKPKPNGYQSLHTTVTTKNGQAVEFQIRTHEMHDYAERGLAASFHYNEQKLTDAYKSGTMASLPTDLHWIRHLQSAAALIREGKEFDTENLKVDLFGDRIFVYSPKGDIYDLPDGSFPLDYAYRVHSDLAAKASGFLVNGKMEPFSYKLQHGDTIEILTNKKAKPKPGWSNHMITGHARMKFKAQLRKNSLLGQLGHVGEIIHRTARRRKNKK
- a CDS encoding FAD-dependent oxidoreductase, with the translated sequence MKHDIIPVVMVGAGPSALAAAIYTTREAIDTVLYEKGVVGGLAAITDQVDNYPGFPDGIAGMQLAEQLQKQAERFGAKIEYGDVSALRHENGVNIVTVDGKDMAARAVLIATGSDYNKLGIPGEKELYGRGVHYCATCDGAFYKGKRLAVVGGGNSGVQEAIFLTRFASHIDLLVRSTVKASKVLQDELRPYIDDGKVAVHVKTVPQEIVAENGAVQAVRAQCDGKPVEFAVDGVFIFIGLKPNTQFLAGSGVELDARGLIKTDEHLATNVPGVFASGDVRSGATMQVASAVGEGATAALSIREYLDRK
- the gap gene encoding type I glyceraldehyde-3-phosphate dehydrogenase; its protein translation is MAAIKIAINGFDRIGRSAFKIAQGRNDVHVVAIRSEYDVNTTAYLLKHDSVYGNYARAVKPEDNYIAVGESRIDIVSNLQSVKKSWQDRMVDVVIDTTNTDSVRLKEHIVAGAKQVVAMSTADTIETIIMGVNDDSIGSISPVVSAGEPGAVAIAPVLAVLEQAFAPKKSALTVIDGGSPVDDTLRTKRTQQQNIIPAPFAGLTPSRQALGQQTIDGLSIHTPVANVGLAVITAVLAAPTTTAIVNQVFERAAKEPFYQGIINTTNKPLVSFDLRGSSYSATVDTQLTRVIGGDLVQLAVWFDSEWGYANRLVELSVDAGRVARNRT
- a CDS encoding RpiB/LacA/LacB family sugar-phosphate isomerase — its product is MKLFLGADHGGYYLKEKLQAYLTKRGFEWEDVGDKELDPNDDFPQFAQMAATKVLGEDDANDPRAILICTGGQGMAMAANRFSGIRAAVIWDKFEAHECRHDNDANVLCLPARVVDPPGEARDNWKEIVDEWLDTPFAGAARYIRRNAELDKF
- a CDS encoding inorganic diphosphatase — its product is MADFNQILAPGDVDGGVVNVVVEIPQGSNHKIEWNRDLAVMQLDRVEPAIFAKPTNYGFIPQTLDEDGDELDALIVTDQPLATGVFLEAKVIGVLEFVDDDEVDDKVIVVPADDRNTGNAINSLEDVPPQLLKQIEHHFNHYKDLKKPGSTVVKGFGDAARAKEIIRAAIERWNNR
- a CDS encoding Ribulose-phosphate 3-epimerase, producing the protein MAHIVPCITVESEDDYKAAVERLSPFATRVHIDIMDGEFAPTKSIPINKIWWPQEWAVDIHAMVAHPSQYVQALMQMRPATVIFHAEVKEDLAPVIQQLKAVGIRAGVGLLKPTVPNTVTEYIETADHVLVFCGNLGHYGGKASLMQLEKVRLIRNIHPDVEIGWDGGANLENAFSLAQGGVDVINCGGAISQAADAAQAYQQLVTEINRESVI
- a CDS encoding Transketolase is translated as MVYSEAEIKQKATRMRRNIIRMLEHAGSGHSAGALGMADLVAALYFGVMNIDPKNPEDPERDLFMLSNGHTVPVQYAAMAEAGFFPESELMTLRQWGSRLQGHPERMMLPGLETTSGPLGCGVAQGAGMAYVLQYLDKQRHRWVYVVTGDGELDEGNIWESAMFAGKYKLAQLIVFVDRNNIQIDGPTEDVMPLENLREKWESFGWHVQEIDGNNVRAVIDAVNFAKAVENKPCCIITHTIPGKGVDFMEYDYTWHGIAPNSEQAEQALAELPANQEDI
- a CDS encoding phospholipase D-like domain-containing protein, whose amino-acid sequence is MNALHSPKLLPAADYARDVAKKIAKARYRVAMIATTFRANDERSQAIVDELVRAAERGVDVCICADTFTYIEPKEFILRAPKRQPARAMQALKLERRIKKAGGSFHWLGRKANTLFAGRTHSKWTVVDDTAYVGGGVNMDDESFSNVDYMFRFSDQALADRLIQEQQHIYRADRGGGAARNHSAPVSKTTTILFDNGLPTNSLIYKRARALAKQAEHIALVSQYCPTGALNRTLKRKQAVLYFNHWRTASSLNKLLIRLGMMTARQKTLYNHDCYLHAKFLIATMPDGSKAAITGSHNFMYGSGLVGTREVALETYDPHLIRQLETFRRRYVE
- a CDS encoding Signal peptidase I: MDYYSNYDTYSYTTTSTATSAAAGAMLVVSLIFSLVAVVASVLMIIGLWKVFTKAGKPGWAAIVPIYNLITLLEIVGRPAWWVLLTFVPFANLYVVIMVAIDLAKAFGKSGGFAALLILLPPVGYMMLGFDKSAYAGSVAAMPAAYPGAPAYQPGQPQPPAQPAQAPAQGYSGQPQPPQAK
- a CDS encoding glycerophosphodiester phosphodiesterase, whose protein sequence is MLVIGHRGAGGLAPENTLPAFRAGYEAGADMLELDVRLTADHRLVVIHDALLLRTHYVADSVASLTYKKLQELTRDNPVPLLEDVLHEFFGKILLNIEIKSRHTGDALVRLLRRHFITCADDWDLVLISSFKARELMRVRRRSKRANLALLHHQNPFAFIAYHRYLKLTAVGFHRLYLHRLALEIARRAGIFIYAYTVDRTSAIHRLEHQGVQAIVTNYPDKCIAYINTHAETRD
- a CDS encoding FKBP-type peptidyl-prolyl cis-trans isomerase is translated as MATSKVQRWGIMTILIVTVVGTLGSFAVMILSMQNQQRIQADYEKVNNEYQTQLKAYKAKVQAQADELSAKYYDTFKQYSTQAGTYDVNSVKELKTEDLTEGDGAVIDGSTKFAAYYIGWDANGNVFDQSIDGSKLKEPTAVANGLDKAGLIAGWKEGLKGMKIGGVRLLSIPSDKAYGEAGQKDKNGKQTIPANMPLKFVVMAIPQPPTIPQPDSSKLMEAYMKMYGNQ